The following coding sequences lie in one Candidatus Nitrospira allomarina genomic window:
- a CDS encoding ABC transporter permease, whose translation MSLGRILALLSRHMYLYKRSFARLLEIFYWPFLDLVVWGFITIYLEKVGMSLHGALSFFLGALILWDVLFRAQQGIAVSFLEEMWARNLMNLFASPLTVGEYLVATMTMSVLKVTAVGGLMMLFAWVFYSYDILQMGLSLLPFVLNLVVSGWIIGVLTTSIIMRFGQQAEVLAWGMVFLFQPISCVFYPIEVLPPVLQSIAWMVPPAHIFEGMRAVLTTGNVPVTHLLWATGLNFGFLVIIVAWFYHTFNICKDRGMLVRVGE comes from the coding sequence ATGAGTCTCGGGCGTATCCTGGCATTATTATCGCGTCATATGTATCTCTACAAGCGAAGCTTTGCCCGGTTGCTGGAGATTTTTTATTGGCCGTTTCTAGATCTCGTGGTGTGGGGATTTATCACGATTTATTTGGAAAAAGTTGGGATGTCGCTGCATGGCGCCCTCTCATTTTTTCTTGGGGCGCTGATCCTCTGGGATGTGTTGTTTCGTGCGCAGCAGGGCATTGCGGTCTCATTTTTGGAAGAAATGTGGGCTCGAAATCTGATGAACCTGTTTGCCAGTCCGTTAACGGTCGGAGAATATCTCGTTGCCACCATGACCATGAGTGTGCTGAAGGTCACTGCCGTGGGCGGGTTGATGATGCTTTTCGCCTGGGTCTTTTATTCATACGACATTCTCCAGATGGGCCTTTCCTTGCTCCCGTTTGTTCTCAATCTGGTAGTATCCGGCTGGATCATTGGCGTGCTCACCACCTCAATCATTATGCGCTTTGGGCAGCAGGCCGAAGTGCTAGCCTGGGGTATGGTCTTCCTTTTCCAACCCATCTCCTGTGTGTTTTACCCGATTGAAGTCCTTCCTCCTGTCCTGCAATCCATTGCCTGGATGGTTCCTCCTGCGCATATTTTTGAAGGAATGCGTGCGGTCCTCACCACAGGAAATGTGCCGGTGACTCATTTGCTTTGGGCCACGGGCCTCAATTTTGGTTTTCTTGTGATCATCGTGGCATGGTTCTACCACACCTTTAATATCTGTAAAGATCGCGGCATGCTGGTTCGCGTTGGGGAATAG
- a CDS encoding ABC transporter ATP-binding protein produces the protein MNSPVVAVRNLTKRFQGFTAVDNISFDIKKGEILGLLGPNGAGKTTTIHMLLGLITPTVGTIHMFGLDLATHRETILKQVNFSSTYISMPFSLTVEENLKVIARLYELKHIQQRIDDIVKKLEMEDIRHRLTRKLSSGQMSRLTLAKAIMTEPKVLFLDEPTASLDPDIVNKIKSFLKEYQRSEGLSILYTSHNMREMEEMSDRIIFLQRGKIVAEGTATEIIQRYAQRDLEEVFLKLAREQNGP, from the coding sequence ATGAATTCCCCTGTCGTTGCAGTTCGAAACCTCACCAAGCGGTTTCAGGGCTTTACAGCCGTCGATAATATTTCTTTCGACATCAAAAAAGGTGAAATCCTCGGGCTCCTTGGGCCGAATGGCGCCGGCAAAACCACCACCATCCATATGTTGTTAGGGCTGATCACGCCGACGGTCGGCACCATTCACATGTTTGGACTGGATCTGGCCACACACCGGGAAACCATTCTGAAGCAGGTGAATTTTTCCTCCACATACATTTCCATGCCGTTTTCCTTAACGGTAGAGGAAAATCTCAAGGTCATCGCGAGGCTCTATGAACTCAAGCATATCCAGCAGCGCATTGATGATATTGTCAAAAAGTTGGAGATGGAGGACATTCGGCACCGACTGACGAGAAAACTCTCTTCCGGTCAAATGTCGAGGCTCACCCTCGCCAAAGCCATTATGACCGAACCCAAGGTGCTGTTTCTTGATGAACCCACCGCCAGTTTGGATCCTGATATCGTCAATAAAATTAAATCGTTTCTGAAAGAATACCAACGCTCGGAAGGCTTGAGTATTCTCTATACCTCACACAACATGCGGGAGATGGAGGAGATGTCCGATCGCATCATCTTCCTGCAACGGGGCAAAATTGTGGCGGAAGGTACCGCCACCGAAATCATTCAACGCTACGCTCAACGGGATCTGGAAGAGGTCTTTTTGAAACTGGCGAGAGAACAAAACGGGCCATGA
- a CDS encoding cytochrome c3 family protein — translation MGKGLTLIAATLLVLALGGAAAIPLTNQPTFCASCHTIRPSYDSWIQSSHKDVTCVDCHVRPGVSGFIQDKVLAGIEDVAITFFGTPTESHNLESHVSSSVCISCHRAILRVTEVSVRDLPAPVKDVGLIMNHREHMEAFEKRGKGEGCTTCHGRVVHGAPIKTYPIVIPRGHVKLDDQPHEPAHPKDSVLWKANMADCLRCHDGEQRYEGEVLSKRCETCHLPDKIGGFLF, via the coding sequence ATGGGAAAAGGTTTGACCCTCATTGCGGCCACACTCCTGGTGCTGGCCTTAGGAGGGGCCGCGGCTATCCCGCTGACCAATCAGCCTACCTTCTGTGCGAGTTGTCATACCATCAGACCCTCCTACGATTCCTGGATACAATCCAGTCATAAAGATGTCACTTGCGTCGATTGCCACGTGCGTCCAGGCGTCTCCGGGTTTATTCAGGATAAAGTCTTGGCCGGAATTGAAGACGTTGCGATCACATTTTTCGGAACCCCGACCGAATCGCATAATCTTGAATCCCATGTGTCTTCTTCTGTGTGTATCAGTTGTCATCGAGCCATCTTGCGGGTGACGGAAGTCTCTGTGCGGGATTTGCCCGCTCCGGTCAAAGATGTCGGGCTGATCATGAATCATCGGGAACACATGGAGGCCTTTGAGAAACGCGGTAAAGGGGAGGGGTGTACGACCTGCCACGGGCGGGTCGTGCATGGAGCGCCAATTAAAACGTATCCTATTGTGATTCCGCGGGGGCATGTCAAACTCGATGATCAACCACATGAGCCGGCTCATCCAAAAGACTCGGTTCTCTGGAAAGCGAACATGGCCGATTGTCTTCGTTGTCATGATGGGGAACAACGTTACGAGGGTGAGGTGCTGAGCAAGCGCTGTGAAACCTGTCACCTGCCCGATAAAATCGGTGGGTTTTTGTTTTAA
- the mobB gene encoding molybdopterin-guanine dinucleotide biosynthesis protein B, with protein MTPPILGFVGRSNSGKTTLIERLIPELTHAGYRVATIKHAGHGFDLDTEGKDSWRHKRAGASTVIVLSKGSLAMFADVPEELPVDQVRDRFINGEIDLIIAEGWKSQGFPKVIVVREQLQEVDVSLDGLLAVASMKRIECSAPWFDRDDVQGLAQLIMKKFPLQRDS; from the coding sequence ATGACACCTCCCATTTTGGGTTTTGTTGGCCGCTCCAACAGTGGCAAAACGACCTTGATTGAACGGCTCATTCCGGAGCTGACTCACGCGGGTTATCGAGTGGCCACGATCAAGCATGCCGGGCACGGGTTCGATCTGGATACTGAAGGCAAAGACAGTTGGCGCCACAAACGCGCAGGGGCCAGTACGGTCATTGTCTTATCAAAGGGGAGCCTGGCCATGTTTGCGGATGTTCCGGAAGAACTTCCTGTCGACCAAGTCCGTGACCGATTCATCAATGGAGAAATCGATTTAATTATTGCCGAAGGCTGGAAAAGCCAGGGGTTTCCGAAAGTAATCGTCGTGCGCGAGCAGCTACAGGAAGTGGATGTCTCGTTAGATGGTTTATTGGCGGTGGCTTCTATGAAACGCATTGAATGCTCGGCTCCCTGGTTTGATCGGGATGACGTCCAAGGGCTGGCGCAACTGATCATGAAAAAGTTTCCCCTTCAAAGGGATTCGTAA